In Thiospirochaeta perfilievii, a single window of DNA contains:
- the hydE gene encoding [FeFe] hydrogenase H-cluster radical SAM maturase HydE: MIDRTVEEIIALYKNEDPTELYKAAWDVTTEFHGDSVYLRGLVEFTNKCVINCEYCGIRRDNTNVSRYSLDSKTIVDTCLEGFNKGLRTFVLQGGEDKDISVSSLCDTVKKIKESTDHKAAITLSFGSRSLEEYKMMKSAGADRYLLRFETSDPELHFKLRGISLEKRLKNIEDIRSAGLQVGSGYMTGLPGETEETRINNALLCKELDLDMVGIGPFIPSDETPLAGSAQEPIDYALRGTALLRLLLPKAHIPATTAAGSLKPTGREDMIRAGANVLMPNLTPVSVKKDYLLYPGKICLDETGSQCIGCMGMRVKSVGRKIDFSRADALRLMGISYA; encoded by the coding sequence ATGATAGATAGAACAGTGGAAGAGATAATCGCCCTATATAAAAATGAGGATCCTACAGAGCTATATAAAGCTGCATGGGATGTTACTACAGAGTTTCATGGGGATAGTGTCTATTTAAGAGGACTTGTAGAGTTTACAAATAAGTGTGTAATAAACTGTGAATATTGTGGTATTAGAAGGGATAACACCAATGTTTCAAGGTATAGCCTAGATAGTAAAACCATTGTGGATACCTGTTTGGAAGGCTTTAATAAAGGGCTTAGAACCTTTGTGTTACAAGGAGGAGAGGATAAGGATATCTCTGTTTCCTCTCTATGTGATACTGTAAAAAAAATAAAAGAGTCCACAGATCATAAGGCAGCTATAACCCTAAGTTTTGGCTCTAGGAGTCTAGAAGAGTATAAGATGATGAAATCCGCTGGGGCTGATAGATATCTTTTAAGGTTTGAAACTAGCGACCCAGAGTTACACTTTAAATTAAGGGGTATTTCCCTAGAAAAGAGGCTTAAAAACATTGAGGATATTAGGTCTGCAGGACTTCAGGTTGGCTCCGGTTATATGACAGGGCTTCCAGGGGAAACAGAGGAGACAAGAATTAATAATGCTCTACTGTGTAAAGAGTTGGACCTGGATATGGTAGGTATTGGACCTTTTATCCCAAGTGATGAGACTCCATTAGCTGGATCAGCCCAGGAGCCAATTGACTACGCATTAAGGGGTACTGCTCTATTAAGGCTTCTTCTTCCTAAGGCACATATACCTGCTACTACTGCAGCAGGTTCTCTAAAACCTACAGGTAGGGAGGATATGATAAGGGCTGGGGCAAATGTATTAATGCCCAACCTTACTCCTGTTAGCGTAAAAAAGGACTACCTACTATATCCTGGTAAAATCTGTTTAGATGAAACAGGTTCCCAATGTATCGGTTGTATGGGAATGAGGGTAAAAAGTGTTGGAAGGAAGATCGATTTCTCAAGGGCTGATGCCCTAAGATTAATGGGCATAAGTTATGCCTGA
- a CDS encoding lyase family protein: MNEVITFLVNKELGGDYVEYLEDINKFQSTNDTFNTAVTVVFLRHLESIEKMVIELQEILVEKETFYSSLLITGRTEMVSALPITLGQVFSSYAGAIERDRWRFNKIKERVRPSVLGGTAMGTCFGAPSKYLFSAEKHLRAITGLSLPRSQNLVSDISMCDKFVEAGAVYDVLSNTLFKMASDFTYYVSRGEFIHPNLQYGSTIMPIKTNPVLLEFVKGLAIDISLESRKIGEYSRNGQLQLNPFLPFILDAEISIFKSLIKAMDSLMLFIANLKVDKEVINNNLINSNAMVNSLRPYCDYTTLKNIGEILKDVKVKDIEELKVVIVNNCDLTMEFLDEYLKPGGFTSFLKENI; the protein is encoded by the coding sequence ATGAATGAAGTTATAACTTTTTTAGTTAATAAAGAGTTAGGTGGAGATTATGTTGAGTATTTAGAGGATATAAATAAGTTTCAGTCAACAAATGATACTTTTAATACAGCTGTAACCGTAGTATTTCTACGCCACCTTGAGAGTATAGAGAAGATGGTTATTGAACTCCAGGAGATTTTAGTTGAAAAAGAGACTTTTTATTCAAGCCTACTAATAACAGGTCGAACAGAGATGGTTAGTGCCCTTCCAATAACCCTTGGCCAGGTATTTTCGTCCTATGCCGGGGCTATAGAGAGGGACAGATGGAGATTTAATAAGATAAAAGAGAGGGTTAGACCTTCAGTTTTAGGTGGAACAGCTATGGGCACCTGTTTTGGAGCCCCATCTAAATATCTTTTTTCTGCAGAGAAACATCTTAGGGCTATAACCGGACTATCCCTACCTCGGAGTCAAAACCTCGTTTCTGATATCTCCATGTGTGATAAGTTTGTAGAAGCTGGAGCCGTGTATGATGTTCTTTCTAATACCCTTTTTAAAATGGCCTCCGACTTTACATATTATGTCTCTAGAGGGGAGTTTATTCACCCTAATTTACAGTATGGGTCAACAATTATGCCTATAAAAACAAATCCTGTTTTATTAGAGTTTGTAAAGGGCTTAGCTATCGATATAAGCCTAGAATCTAGAAAAATCGGTGAGTATTCCAGGAATGGTCAGCTTCAATTAAACCCATTTTTACCCTTTATTTTAGACGCTGAGATATCTATTTTTAAATCTTTAATAAAAGCAATGGATAGCCTAATGTTATTTATAGCAAACCTTAAGGTTGATAAAGAAGTAATAAACAATAACTTAATAAACTCCAATGCTATGGTAAATAGTTTAAGACCCTATTGTGACTATACTACCCTTAAAAACATTGGGGAGATTTTAAAGGATGTAAAAGTTAAAGATATTGAAGAGTTAAAAGTTGTAATAGTAAATAACTGCGACTTAACCATGGAGTTTTTAGACGAGTATCTAAAACCTGGAGGTTTTACATCATTCCTAAAGGAGAATATATGA
- a CDS encoding LacI family DNA-binding transcriptional regulator, giving the protein MSATIKDIAKLAGVSISTVSRALNNNPRVKKGTMDKIQDIAKSLNFEFNAGARSLSSKITGNIALVYDAHINGFEVSLYINQLFLEVRYILEQMDMDTILLTGYDVNTGASNIKRIVHKKKVDGFLIVHDSITNDDYKTIQAAGLPIVQLHMVPRNDISVRFDSFYSDNFMGGQMATNHLISLGCRSILTVLPFAEESKEYSQRVLGYKKALEDSDLPFNKELVVSVECAYLSGYNLFNSIPKIIKQVDGIFFQADIQAFGFLTAARERGIDIPGDIKVIGYDDVPMCQTVIPSLSSIHQPRKELAELACKRIIQRINSPINLKPECRYLLPSIVLRTSS; this is encoded by the coding sequence ATGAGCGCAACAATAAAAGATATAGCTAAACTTGCAGGAGTAAGTATTTCCACAGTCTCTAGGGCATTAAATAATAATCCACGGGTAAAAAAGGGGACAATGGATAAAATACAGGATATAGCAAAATCCCTTAACTTTGAATTTAATGCAGGGGCTAGAAGTCTAAGTAGTAAGATTACTGGAAATATAGCCCTGGTTTACGATGCCCATATAAATGGTTTTGAAGTCTCCCTATATATAAATCAACTCTTTCTTGAGGTTAGGTATATCTTGGAGCAGATGGATATGGATACGATACTGCTAACAGGATACGATGTTAATACTGGGGCAAGTAATATAAAACGAATTGTTCATAAAAAAAAGGTCGATGGTTTTTTAATAGTCCATGACTCAATTACAAATGATGATTATAAAACTATTCAAGCCGCAGGCCTTCCAATTGTTCAACTACATATGGTTCCAAGAAATGACATTAGTGTCCGTTTTGACTCCTTCTATTCTGATAACTTTATGGGGGGCCAGATGGCCACAAACCACCTAATTAGCCTAGGCTGTAGAAGTATTTTAACTGTTTTGCCCTTTGCAGAGGAGTCTAAAGAGTACTCTCAAAGGGTTTTAGGGTATAAAAAAGCTCTTGAGGATAGTGATCTACCCTTTAATAAGGAGCTTGTTGTCTCTGTAGAGTGTGCCTACTTAAGTGGTTATAATCTATTTAATTCAATACCTAAAATAATTAAACAGGTTGATGGGATATTTTTCCAAGCTGACATTCAAGCCTTTGGGTTTTTAACAGCTGCGAGGGAGAGGGGGATTGATATTCCTGGGGATATAAAGGTTATTGGATACGATGATGTCCCTATGTGTCAAACTGTAATACCTAGCCTATCCTCTATTCATCAGCCTAGAAAAGAGCTTGCAGAGCTAGCTTGTAAAAGGATTATCCAACGAATCAACTCTCCTATAAACCTTAAGCCTGAGTGTCGATATCTTTTACCCTCAATTGTTCTAAGAACTTCATCGTAA
- the glmS gene encoding glutamine--fructose-6-phosphate transaminase (isomerizing) encodes MCGIVGYIGPRQAVSVLMQGLKQLEYRGYDSSGISVLNASSIKTFKKIGKLVNLESIVPEKNRAKVGIGHTRWATHGKVTDENAHPHVSNCGKISLVHNGIIDNYVSLKDELIKKGYTFDSDTDSEVLVHLIHYYLNGDPVSAVQKALERLDGTYGVGVLFADYPDLLIGARNGSPLIVGVGEGEMFLGSDASAFIGLSKQAIYLDDGEMVVLTSKNYKTINRHNKIVDKKVEQVEIDTTENLKGDYPHFFLKEIHEQPDSIRRAIGGRLLPDFGTAKLGGLNLDKRDFFDIKRIHIIAMGSALYAGQIGASVIETLARIPTQVFDASELRYSNPIVDKETLFIAVSQSGETADTILAVKEIQNKGGRVLGVINSVGSTLARLTHGGMYIHAGQEVSVASTKAFTNQVMLLNMFALVLGRMRDVPLSRGKDLVKEIMAMPEKVEEALKCGEIVKEIAYKYKDANSILFLARGTNYPVALEGALKVKEVSYLHAEGFSAGGLKHGPLALICPETPSIFVITEGEYFEKMIGNIIEVKARDGKAIIVTTSSDERLKELADDYIKVPEVDELLSPLVTIIPMQFFSYYISLALGRDIDQPRNLAKSVTVE; translated from the coding sequence ATGTGTGGAATTGTCGGTTATATCGGACCAAGGCAGGCTGTCTCTGTATTAATGCAGGGTTTAAAACAGCTAGAATATAGGGGTTATGATTCGTCGGGTATTAGCGTATTAAATGCTAGTAGTATTAAGACATTTAAAAAAATAGGTAAGTTAGTGAACCTAGAGTCTATAGTCCCTGAAAAAAATAGAGCCAAGGTTGGTATTGGTCATACCAGGTGGGCAACCCATGGTAAGGTAACCGATGAAAATGCCCACCCCCACGTATCAAACTGTGGGAAAATATCCTTAGTACATAACGGTATAATCGATAACTATGTATCACTAAAAGATGAGCTAATAAAGAAGGGGTATACTTTTGATAGTGATACAGACTCTGAGGTGTTAGTTCACTTAATTCACTATTATTTAAACGGTGATCCTGTCTCTGCGGTTCAAAAAGCCCTAGAGAGATTAGATGGCACCTATGGTGTAGGTGTTCTATTTGCAGATTACCCGGATTTATTAATTGGTGCAAGAAATGGTAGTCCTCTAATTGTTGGAGTAGGAGAGGGAGAGATGTTCCTAGGTTCCGATGCCTCAGCATTTATAGGTCTTTCAAAACAGGCTATCTACCTAGATGATGGTGAGATGGTAGTTCTTACGTCTAAAAACTATAAAACAATAAATAGGCATAACAAGATTGTTGATAAAAAGGTTGAGCAGGTAGAAATCGATACTACCGAGAACCTTAAAGGTGACTATCCCCACTTCTTTTTAAAAGAGATCCATGAGCAACCGGACTCTATTCGTCGTGCTATTGGGGGTAGACTGCTTCCTGATTTTGGTACTGCAAAATTAGGTGGCCTAAATCTTGATAAAAGAGATTTTTTTGATATAAAAAGAATACATATAATTGCTATGGGATCAGCTCTATACGCTGGTCAGATTGGTGCAAGTGTTATAGAAACTTTAGCAAGAATCCCAACCCAGGTTTTTGATGCTTCAGAGCTAAGATACTCTAACCCAATTGTTGATAAAGAGACTCTTTTTATAGCTGTAAGTCAGTCAGGGGAGACTGCTGATACTATTTTAGCTGTAAAAGAGATACAGAATAAGGGTGGTCGAGTCCTAGGTGTAATTAATAGTGTTGGATCCACATTGGCAAGACTAACCCATGGTGGAATGTACATCCATGCAGGTCAGGAAGTCTCTGTTGCATCAACTAAGGCATTTACAAACCAGGTTATGTTGTTAAATATGTTTGCCCTTGTCCTAGGTAGAATGAGGGATGTCCCATTAAGCCGTGGAAAGGATCTGGTAAAAGAGATTATGGCTATGCCAGAGAAGGTTGAAGAGGCTTTAAAGTGTGGCGAAATTGTAAAAGAGATTGCATATAAATATAAGGATGCAAATAGCATTCTGTTTTTAGCTAGGGGAACAAACTATCCAGTAGCCCTAGAGGGAGCACTTAAGGTAAAAGAGGTTAGTTATCTCCACGCGGAAGGTTTCTCCGCTGGTGGTTTAAAACATGGTCCCCTTGCTCTAATCTGCCCTGAAACTCCATCGATATTTGTAATAACCGAAGGTGAATATTTTGAAAAGATGATAGGAAATATTATAGAGGTTAAGGCTAGAGATGGTAAGGCTATAATTGTTACTACCTCCTCGGATGAGAGATTAAAAGAGCTTGCTGATGACTATATTAAGGTCCCTGAGGTTGATGAGTTATTATCTCCATTAGTTACAATTATCCCAATGCAGTTTTTCTCCTACTACATCTCCCTGGCCCTAGGTCGGGATATTGACCAACCAAGAAACCTTGCTAAAAGTGTAACAGTAGAGTAG
- the hydF gene encoding [FeFe] hydrogenase H-cluster maturation GTPase HydF, giving the protein MSTALAESKRVVITGLRNAGKSSIMNNLFERGVSIVSDTPGTTTDPVTRKIELGNLGPCAVIDTAGLDEFGELGLKRKEKSLQRVKTCDIALFVTRADIPSTKEEKSILNQLVALKKPFLFLLTCVDLDKNEDKLNWASDYNPIEINNITSFGLKKVRDRLSSLKVALNHEITPVEGLVNEGDFVILVTPIDLAAPKGRLIMPQVETIRDLLDRDCATLVVKERELKQFYDNLGIKPKLVITDSQAFAQVAADLPEDQPLTSFSILFARKKGDLDLFIEGVNVIKDTPKNAKILVMESCAHHRQADDIGTVKIPRLFKQLVREDVVFDFTRKMPTDQELKEYYLVIHCGGCMITSNVMLDRMSIFKRNNTYITNYGLFLGWVNGVFPRAIEPLQ; this is encoded by the coding sequence ATGAGTACAGCCCTTGCAGAATCTAAAAGAGTAGTTATTACAGGATTAAGAAACGCGGGTAAGAGTTCTATAATGAATAACCTTTTTGAGAGAGGAGTTTCTATTGTTTCAGATACCCCAGGGACAACCACAGATCCTGTTACTAGAAAAATTGAACTTGGTAATTTAGGACCCTGTGCTGTAATTGATACCGCAGGATTAGATGAGTTTGGTGAACTTGGTCTTAAAAGGAAAGAGAAGAGTCTCCAGCGGGTTAAAACCTGTGATATAGCCCTATTTGTAACAAGAGCTGATATCCCATCTACTAAGGAAGAAAAGAGTATATTAAACCAGTTAGTTGCTTTAAAAAAGCCATTCTTGTTTTTATTAACCTGTGTGGATCTAGATAAGAATGAGGATAAATTAAACTGGGCTTCCGACTACAACCCTATTGAGATTAATAATATAACAAGTTTTGGCCTTAAAAAGGTTAGAGATAGGCTAAGTAGTTTAAAAGTGGCTTTAAACCACGAAATTACCCCTGTAGAGGGACTAGTAAACGAGGGAGACTTTGTAATTCTTGTTACACCTATAGACTTAGCAGCACCAAAGGGTAGGTTAATTATGCCCCAAGTAGAAACTATAAGGGATCTCCTGGATAGGGATTGTGCCACCCTAGTTGTAAAAGAGAGGGAGTTAAAACAGTTTTACGACAATCTAGGGATAAAACCAAAGCTCGTAATTACTGATAGTCAAGCTTTTGCTCAAGTTGCTGCAGATCTTCCAGAAGATCAACCTTTAACATCCTTCTCCATCCTTTTTGCAAGGAAAAAAGGGGATTTAGACCTATTTATCGAGGGGGTAAATGTTATAAAAGATACCCCTAAAAACGCAAAGATTTTAGTTATGGAGTCATGTGCTCATCATAGACAGGCCGATGATATTGGGACAGTAAAAATTCCTAGACTATTTAAGCAGTTAGTTAGAGAGGATGTTGTATTTGATTTTACCAGAAAAATGCCTACGGATCAGGAGTTAAAGGAGTACTATTTAGTAATCCACTGTGGTGGATGTATGATTACATCAAATGTTATGTTGGACAGAATGAGCATTTTTAAGAGAAATAACACTTATATAACAAACTATGGGTTATTTTTAGGATGGGTTAATGGTGTTTTCCCAAGGGCTATAGAGCCTTTACAGTAG
- a CDS encoding RecQ family ATP-dependent DNA helicase: MDIKSVLKDKFGFDNFRDGQEEVVERVLDGRSVAAIFPTGAGKSLCYQLPATQFKGLTLVVSPLISLMHDQLKFLQKNGIPSAVLDSTLTRDQYQETLNKAINNSIKVLMISVERFKNERFRNYLFRMDISLLVVDEAHCISEWGHNFRPEYLKLPKYVAEFNIPQVLLLTATATENVAIDMCKKLNIKKENLVRTGFYRSNLHLEVTPVDSDKKNELLLNRLAEENVPTIVYVTLQKSADSVASYLQERGVLALSYHAGLKSEERTQIQNDFMDGHVNCIVATIAFGMGIDKSDIRRVIHYDLPKSIENYSQEIGRAGRDGRDSVCEVFANRSGITVLENFIYGDTPGLDSIKQLLEDIQSSNDIWEVKILSLSNKVNIRALPLKTLIVYLEIRGIITSSYSYFSQYRFKTEKTSSEIFSNFDNNRQNYLKSLFSYSNKKRTWIDLRLEDFLIETNGDRSKAINALEYLDSKGFIQLESKQAVEVYKIIDNSYSVENLSLELFNLFKKKESSEILRVNKMIEFFESKTCLSSRLSSYFAEDRGVTKCGHCSVCCGRVAVMGKAESLETLTSDMVQKSSAEILSNIGDKGSSQIVANFLCGISMPLFTKIKARSMYGFSSLEKYPYKDVLGIITNK, translated from the coding sequence ATGGATATAAAAAGTGTTTTAAAAGATAAGTTTGGTTTTGACAATTTTAGGGATGGTCAAGAAGAGGTTGTAGAGAGGGTTTTAGATGGTAGATCTGTAGCCGCTATTTTTCCTACAGGAGCTGGAAAGTCCCTATGTTACCAACTACCTGCCACACAATTTAAAGGCCTAACGCTAGTTGTATCACCTCTTATTTCTTTAATGCATGATCAACTAAAATTTCTACAGAAAAATGGAATCCCATCAGCAGTATTAGATTCTACCCTAACTAGAGACCAGTATCAGGAGACACTTAATAAAGCTATAAATAATAGCATTAAGGTATTAATGATATCCGTTGAAAGGTTTAAAAATGAGAGATTTAGAAACTACTTATTTAGAATGGATATCTCTCTATTAGTAGTAGATGAGGCCCACTGTATATCTGAATGGGGACACAATTTTAGACCAGAGTATCTAAAACTACCTAAGTATGTAGCTGAGTTTAATATTCCACAGGTACTACTTCTTACTGCAACTGCTACAGAAAATGTAGCCATTGATATGTGTAAAAAACTTAATATTAAGAAAGAAAACCTAGTTAGAACAGGTTTTTATAGATCAAATCTTCATTTAGAGGTAACACCAGTTGATAGTGATAAAAAAAATGAACTGCTTCTTAATAGATTAGCTGAAGAGAACGTACCAACAATTGTATATGTTACCCTTCAAAAAAGTGCGGATTCTGTAGCTAGTTACTTACAAGAGAGGGGTGTTTTAGCACTATCATATCACGCTGGATTAAAAAGTGAAGAACGAACCCAAATTCAGAACGATTTTATGGATGGACATGTAAACTGTATAGTTGCCACTATAGCCTTTGGAATGGGTATTGATAAAAGCGATATTAGACGGGTTATACACTATGACCTGCCAAAATCCATAGAGAATTATAGCCAAGAGATTGGACGGGCTGGAAGAGATGGTAGGGATTCTGTTTGTGAGGTATTTGCAAATAGAAGTGGAATTACAGTGTTAGAGAACTTTATATATGGTGATACACCTGGTTTAGACTCTATAAAACAACTATTAGAGGATATTCAATCGTCAAATGATATATGGGAGGTAAAAATATTGTCCCTGTCAAATAAGGTCAATATAAGAGCCCTTCCTCTAAAAACTCTCATTGTCTACTTAGAGATTAGGGGGATTATTACTTCATCATATAGCTACTTTTCCCAGTACCGTTTTAAAACAGAAAAAACCAGTAGTGAGATTTTTAGTAATTTTGATAACAATAGACAGAACTATTTAAAGTCCCTATTTAGCTATAGTAATAAAAAAAGAACTTGGATAGATTTAAGGTTAGAAGACTTCCTTATAGAAACCAATGGGGATCGGTCTAAGGCTATAAATGCCCTTGAGTATTTGGATTCTAAGGGCTTTATTCAACTAGAATCTAAGCAGGCTGTAGAGGTCTATAAAATAATTGACAACTCATATAGTGTTGAAAATCTTAGCTTAGAGTTATTTAATCTCTTTAAAAAGAAGGAGAGTAGTGAAATTTTAAGGGTTAATAAGATGATAGAGTTTTTTGAGTCAAAGACATGTCTATCATCTAGACTCTCTAGCTACTTTGCAGAGGATAGGGGAGTAACCAAGTGTGGACATTGCTCGGTTTGTTGTGGCAGAGTTGCTGTAATGGGTAAGGCAGAGAGTTTGGAGACATTAACATCTGATATGGTTCAGAAGAGTAGTGCCGAGATTCTTTCAAATATTGGGGATAAGGGTAGTAGTCAAATAGTAGCAAACTTTTTATGTGGGATTTCTATGCCACTATTTACTAAAATTAAAGCTAGATCAATGTATGGTTTTTCAAGTTTAGAGAAGTATCCATATAAGGACGTTCTAGGAATTATTACAAATAAATAA
- the lepB gene encoding signal peptidase I, producing the protein MDIKRSIEQVLRPQDGGNNKWFFIPLIPMVLWVVFSFISLFTINFSIILDPFVLVSIVARFLIPIFSIHLIKVFYIKRELSKLEYSHWLNFIGYAISLTYVAYMVPAVVLDFQNSGATSTLFTVFVILSTLCPLSLYILLRSSVVKLASGYFKQVDIENEKKRKKDKKLKKEHQRSLRKQRTFLQNLWFEVFDPLMWAILWVLIINNTLFQLYQIPSSSMVPEFLEKDRVVASKLFSGPGLPLTRYKFPEIGSPKAGDIVTFNNPKVDDPNSELHYKNVFTRIFQPFVYMLSFSKLDIDAGDDGYPKARQLVKRVIGVPGEKLCMVNDKVYKKRADSDWVLMSELPNEKEWGHNDLFSLNNPNSGAQIINPALRESLDLGAKLALDSNLDELNRELKIEKTNLLYNLDKIDTISFLNTLMSYNRRSASSVIDVVEHLEDSYLGMMQVNRLNISDRSKNDIVENFSNSLENYNTFILFDKINDLKEIIQMDRKLLNDELKINLSFPDDASPYQEFVTKLDGIIKLNSLKLYNKILSTGEFSIDKELLNDIKYLSLYTTGLQLKSRVEPVSFYGAGNLPEFPADKNSYIPKGEYFLLGDNRYNSLDSRMGDVDYSIPLNPNGGELTESLTVSWEPHTISDYYIHGKVRLILWPLSHAKIF; encoded by the coding sequence TTGGATATAAAGAGAAGTATAGAGCAGGTTTTAAGACCCCAGGATGGTGGTAATAATAAGTGGTTTTTTATTCCCCTTATTCCAATGGTACTATGGGTAGTATTCTCTTTTATCTCACTATTTACTATTAACTTTAGTATTATTTTAGATCCATTTGTTCTAGTTTCTATTGTTGCTAGGTTTCTAATTCCTATTTTCTCAATACATCTTATAAAGGTTTTTTATATTAAAAGAGAACTTAGTAAGCTAGAGTATAGTCATTGGTTAAATTTTATAGGGTATGCCATATCCTTAACCTATGTTGCCTATATGGTTCCTGCAGTTGTTTTAGATTTTCAAAATAGTGGTGCCACATCAACACTGTTTACTGTTTTTGTAATACTCTCAACCCTTTGTCCACTCTCTCTTTATATATTATTAAGGAGTTCTGTTGTAAAGTTAGCCTCTGGGTATTTTAAACAGGTTGATATAGAAAATGAGAAGAAGAGAAAAAAGGATAAAAAGCTTAAGAAAGAGCATCAGCGAAGCCTAAGAAAGCAGAGAACTTTTTTACAGAATTTATGGTTTGAAGTTTTTGACCCCCTAATGTGGGCAATTTTATGGGTTTTAATCATAAATAATACGCTTTTTCAACTATACCAAATTCCATCTTCCTCTATGGTTCCTGAATTTTTAGAGAAGGATAGAGTTGTTGCTAGTAAGCTTTTTAGTGGACCAGGACTTCCTTTAACAAGGTATAAATTCCCTGAAATTGGTTCCCCTAAGGCTGGTGATATAGTAACTTTTAATAACCCAAAAGTTGATGATCCTAATTCTGAACTACACTATAAAAATGTCTTTACTCGAATTTTTCAACCCTTTGTTTATATGCTCTCATTTTCCAAGTTAGATATAGATGCAGGGGATGATGGTTATCCAAAGGCCAGGCAGCTGGTAAAAAGGGTAATAGGTGTCCCTGGAGAGAAGCTGTGTATGGTTAATGATAAGGTTTATAAAAAGAGAGCTGATAGTGACTGGGTTTTAATGTCCGAACTTCCAAATGAGAAGGAGTGGGGACATAATGACCTTTTCTCCTTAAATAACCCCAATAGTGGAGCACAGATTATAAATCCAGCACTTAGAGAGAGTTTAGATCTAGGGGCAAAACTAGCATTAGATTCCAACCTAGATGAACTTAATAGAGAGCTTAAAATAGAAAAGACAAACCTACTATATAATTTGGATAAGATAGATACCATATCATTTCTAAATACTCTTATGTCTTATAATAGAAGAAGTGCAAGTAGTGTTATCGATGTTGTTGAGCATTTAGAAGATTCTTATCTAGGAATGATGCAGGTTAATAGGTTAAATATATCCGATAGAAGTAAAAATGATATTGTAGAGAACTTCTCTAACAGTTTAGAGAATTACAATACATTTATACTCTTTGATAAGATTAATGATCTTAAAGAGATTATTCAGATGGATAGAAAATTATTAAATGATGAACTAAAGATTAATCTATCTTTTCCAGATGATGCCTCTCCATACCAAGAGTTTGTAACTAAATTAGATGGTATTATTAAGTTAAACTCTTTGAAATTATATAACAAAATCCTATCAACTGGAGAGTTTTCAATTGATAAAGAGTTATTAAATGATATTAAATATCTCTCTCTATACACAACAGGTCTACAGTTAAAATCAAGAGTAGAACCTGTCTCATTTTATGGTGCAGGAAATCTTCCTGAATTCCCAGCTGATAAAAATAGTTATATTCCTAAGGGAGAGTACTTTCTACTTGGTGATAATAGATATAACTCTTTAGATAGTAGGATGGGGGATGTTGATTATAGTATACCACTTAATCCTAATGGTGGAGAGTTAACAGAGTCCCTAACTGTAAGCTGGGAACCCCACACTATAAGCGACTACTATATCCATGGTAAAGTGCGTTTAATTCTATGGCCATTAAGTCACGCTAAGATTTTTTAA